The Bacteroidota bacterium DNA segment TGCCATTTCCATAATACTTATGGAATGGGACTCGCCAATGTATATGCAGCAATGAAGATTGGTGTACAAAATTATGAATCGTCCATTGCCGGACTTGGCGGTTGTCCATTCACAAAAGTTGCAGCAGGAAATGTTTGCACTGAGGATTTCGTCCACGCGCTGCAGCGGATGGGTTTCAGAAAAGAGATTAATTTAGTAAAGTTGATTGACCTCGCGAAGGAATTTTCAGAATTCTTCAACCGCGAGATGCCGGGACTTGTGCATAAAGCAGGTTCCATTGTTGATGAACCACAATCTTGATGAATAATTATTTTTTGGAAATCTGAATGTCTCAAAAACTCCTCTCAAATATCCGCGTCCTCGATCTGACGAATGTCTTATCTGGACCGTTTGCAACACTACATCTCGCACTTCTAGGTGCTGAGGTCATCAAAATCGAAAATCCAACAGGGGGCGATCTCGCTCGTACGCTGGGATGTCTTCCTGAGTTAAATAAAAAACAAATGGGCACCAGCTTCCTTGCTCAGAACGCTAACAAGAAATCGGTTACACTCAATCTTAAATTTCCGGAAGGAAAAGAAATCTTCAAGAAATTGGTGAAAACTGCCGACGTGGTTGTGGAAAATTTTCGCCCGGATGTGATGGACAGGTTGGGAGTCGGGTATAACGCGCTGAAGGAAATCAACCCTAAAATTATTTATTGCGCCATATCGGGATTCGGAAAAGACGGACCCGATGCGATGAAACCTGCCTACGATCAAATCATTCAGGGTCTTAGCGGCGAGATGGCAATCAATGGCGATGAGAATTTGAACCCGTTGCGCGCCGGATTTCCGGTGTGCGATACAGTCGGTGGTTTGAATGCGGCATTTGCGATTATGGCTGCATTATATTACCGTGAGAAGATGGGTGAAGGGCAGTTCATAGACGTTGCGCTTCTCGATTCGATCATGCCACTGATGGGATGGGTGGCAGCAAATCTGCTCATCGGTGGTCAGCAGCCGGTGTTAATGGGCAACGATAATTTTACTGCCGCACCTTCTGGGGTTTTCAAGACGAAGGATGGTTATATTAACATAGCAGCGAACAAACAAGAGCAGTGGGAATCGGTTGCGGATGTGCTTGGTGTTCCTGAGTTGAAAACGGATACACGCTTTCAGGAACGCGATACGAGAAAGAAAAACCGAAAACTCCTCACACCATTATTGGAAGCAAAGCTCGTTGAACAGGAAACAAAATATTGGGTTGAAAAATTAAACGCAAACGATGTACCGTCAGGTGAAATTCTCAGTTTGGAAGATGCTCTTAATCAACCCCAAATCAAACATCGAGAGACGATAAAGTCGATTCACAGCGAAGGCATCGGCGACTTGAAGCTTTTTAACTTGACTGCAAAGTTTAGCAAGACTCCTGGTACGATCGATTCGCCGCCACCGAAGTTATCGGAACATACATTCGAAGTATTAAAGAGCGTTGGATACACAGAAGAAGAAATAAAAAGTTTTAAAGAAAAGAAAGTTATATAGAAATCAAATGAGAATACCGAAATTCAAAATACGAAACAATTTCAAATTTCCCAAAATACAAATCTGAAATACATTTATTTCAAAAGCAGTAATTTTTGATTTTCATTTTGGTTTTGATAATTAGGATTTGTTTCGAGCTTAGACTCGCCTGCCAAAGTACCGATGGAATCGGGACGGCGGGCAGGTATTCGGATTTCGTATTTTAACAAAGGAAAAAAGGAGTAAAATAATTTATGGCTATGACTTTAGTAGAAAAAATACTTGCAAAGGCAACAGGACAGTCATCGGTGAAAGCCGGTGATGTGCTGGAGCCGCTTGTTGATCTTGCAATGTCGCATGAGAATGCGGCATTGGTTATCAACCAATTCACTGAAATTTATAAGGATACCGGCATTTCTCT contains these protein-coding regions:
- a CDS encoding CaiB/BaiF CoA-transferase family protein: MSQKLLSNIRVLDLTNVLSGPFATLHLALLGAEVIKIENPTGGDLARTLGCLPELNKKQMGTSFLAQNANKKSVTLNLKFPEGKEIFKKLVKTADVVVENFRPDVMDRLGVGYNALKEINPKIIYCAISGFGKDGPDAMKPAYDQIIQGLSGEMAINGDENLNPLRAGFPVCDTVGGLNAAFAIMAALYYREKMGEGQFIDVALLDSIMPLMGWVAANLLIGGQQPVLMGNDNFTAAPSGVFKTKDGYINIAANKQEQWESVADVLGVPELKTDTRFQERDTRKKNRKLLTPLLEAKLVEQETKYWVEKLNANDVPSGEILSLEDALNQPQIKHRETIKSIHSEGIGDLKLFNLTAKFSKTPGTIDSPPPKLSEHTFEVLKSVGYTEEEIKSFKEKKVI